One genomic segment of Dehalogenimonas alkenigignens includes these proteins:
- a CDS encoding ammonium transporter, with protein MSAGDTGWILVSIALVMLMTPGVALFYGGMVRKKSVISTLMMNFSMLGVIGLLWVVYAYSLSFGPDMGGIIGNLKHVFLTGVEAEPSGVYATTVPHLAFMMFQGMFAIITVALITGAVVERIKFSALMVFAVAWLTLIYAPVAHWVWGDGGWLLKFGALDFAGGIVVHINAGLSALALVLVLGARRGFKHEPMEPSSIPLVMIGAALLWFGWFGFNAGSALGASGLASSALVATNSAGAAAATTWMLLAWNQRRPTLLGVATGAVAGLAAVTPGAGFIPPIYGAFIGIIAAIVCYYAMIAKMKLGIDDSLDVMAVHGIGGILGVLAVGLFASAAVNPAGTDGLLFGGGLSLLGKQLVGTVSVGAFAFGGTWIIAKVINATIGLRVKEMEEVVGLDLSQHGERAFGGIR; from the coding sequence GTGAGCGCCGGCGATACCGGATGGATACTCGTCTCAATAGCCCTGGTGATGCTGATGACACCCGGCGTTGCCCTGTTTTACGGAGGCATGGTCCGTAAAAAGAGCGTTATTTCAACTTTAATGATGAACTTTTCCATGCTTGGAGTCATAGGGCTTCTATGGGTTGTTTACGCTTACTCACTCTCATTCGGCCCGGATATGGGCGGCATCATCGGCAATTTGAAGCATGTATTTCTAACCGGTGTCGAAGCTGAACCTTCGGGGGTGTACGCCACCACCGTTCCTCACCTGGCATTCATGATGTTCCAGGGCATGTTCGCTATCATAACGGTGGCTTTGATCACGGGTGCTGTGGTCGAGCGGATTAAATTCTCGGCTCTTATGGTGTTCGCCGTCGCCTGGCTGACTCTGATATACGCTCCGGTTGCCCACTGGGTTTGGGGCGACGGGGGCTGGCTGCTGAAATTCGGTGCGCTTGATTTCGCCGGCGGCATAGTTGTCCACATTAACGCCGGGTTATCGGCTCTGGCGCTTGTCCTGGTATTAGGCGCCAGGCGCGGATTCAAACACGAACCGATGGAACCTTCTTCCATCCCGCTGGTGATGATAGGCGCCGCGCTATTATGGTTCGGCTGGTTTGGATTCAACGCCGGCAGCGCACTGGGCGCTTCAGGGCTGGCTTCTTCGGCTCTGGTAGCCACCAACTCGGCCGGGGCAGCGGCAGCGACCACCTGGATGCTGCTGGCCTGGAACCAGCGGAGGCCGACTCTCCTGGGCGTGGCTACCGGCGCTGTCGCCGGGCTGGCGGCGGTCACCCCGGGCGCCGGCTTCATTCCGCCAATTTACGGCGCCTTCATTGGCATTATTGCCGCGATAGTCTGTTATTACGCCATGATCGCCAAGATGAAACTTGGGATTGATGACTCGCTGGATGTGATGGCGGTTCACGGCATCGGCGGCATTCTCGGGGTTCTGGCGGTTGGCCTATTTGCCTCAGCGGCGGTCAATCCCGCCGGAACCGATGGCCTGCTTTTCGGAGGGGGGCTGTCCTTACTGGGAAAGCAGCTGGTCGGAACAGTATCAGTCGGCGCGTTCGCTTTCGGCGGCACCTGGATCATCGCCAAGGTTATCAACGCGACGATCGGATTACGTGTTAAAGAGATGGAAGAAGTCGTCGGCCTGGACCTGTCGCAGCACGGCGAGCGGGCTTTCGGAGGAATAAGGTAA
- the glnA gene encoding type I glutamate--ammonia ligase, which produces MNPKEVLKYCQDNSIQIVDFKFNDLPGLWQHFSIPVSELDEDIWKEGIGFDGSSIRGFQAINESDMLLMPDAGTAILDPMLEVPTLSIICDIYDPTSGKPYTRDPRFIARKAEAYLKTTGIADTSYWGPEMEFFIFDNVQFEQNEHTAFYNVDSVEGSWNTARAENIDSDGNPHNLGYKPRYKEGYFPVPPHDSLQDLRSRIILKMMETGIPIEVHHHEVATAGQCEIDMRFSTMVKMGDQMQWYKYIVKNMCRKDGKVATFMPKPLFKDNGSGMHVHQSLWKDGVNQFFDKDGYALLSQTATYYIGGLLKHADALMAICAPTTNSYKRLVPGYEAPVNLVYSARNRSASVRIPMYNANPKSKRLEFRCPDNTANGYLCLAAMMMAGLDGIQNRVDPGKPHDMNLYELPKTEAKKIRTVPSSLDAALDALEKDHDFLLQGGVFTKDVIEVWLDYKRTQEVDAIRLRPHPWEFHLYFDI; this is translated from the coding sequence ATGAATCCGAAAGAAGTGCTCAAGTATTGTCAGGACAACAGCATCCAAATTGTGGACTTCAAATTCAACGACCTTCCCGGTCTGTGGCAGCATTTTTCAATACCGGTGAGCGAACTTGATGAAGATATCTGGAAAGAAGGAATCGGGTTTGACGGCTCCTCCATCCGGGGTTTTCAGGCGATTAACGAGAGCGATATGCTGCTGATGCCGGATGCCGGCACCGCCATCCTGGATCCGATGCTCGAGGTGCCTACGCTGTCTATAATTTGTGACATTTATGACCCGACTTCGGGGAAGCCCTATACCCGCGACCCGCGTTTTATCGCACGGAAAGCAGAAGCGTATCTGAAGACCACCGGCATCGCCGACACCAGTTACTGGGGTCCGGAAATGGAGTTCTTTATCTTCGACAACGTCCAGTTCGAGCAGAACGAACACACTGCCTTCTATAACGTCGATTCAGTTGAAGGTTCATGGAACACCGCCCGGGCGGAAAATATTGACAGCGACGGCAATCCTCATAACCTGGGGTACAAACCCCGCTACAAAGAGGGCTACTTTCCGGTTCCGCCCCATGATTCTTTGCAGGATCTGCGCAGCAGGATCATCCTTAAGATGATGGAAACCGGCATTCCAATCGAGGTCCATCACCATGAGGTTGCCACTGCGGGCCAGTGCGAGATTGATATGCGCTTCAGTACCATGGTCAAGATGGGTGACCAAATGCAGTGGTACAAATATATCGTTAAAAATATGTGCCGGAAAGACGGCAAAGTCGCTACTTTCATGCCTAAACCGCTTTTCAAAGACAATGGCTCCGGTATGCACGTCCACCAGTCTTTGTGGAAGGATGGCGTGAACCAGTTCTTTGATAAAGACGGCTACGCTCTTTTATCACAGACTGCCACGTACTATATCGGCGGTTTATTGAAGCACGCCGACGCCCTGATGGCTATCTGCGCCCCGACAACCAACTCCTACAAACGACTGGTGCCGGGTTATGAAGCCCCGGTCAACCTGGTGTACTCTGCTCGCAACCGGTCAGCGTCGGTGCGCATCCCCATGTATAACGCTAACCCGAAATCCAAGCGTTTGGAGTTCAGATGCCCGGATAATACCGCAAACGGCTACTTATGCCTGGCGGCGATGATGATGGCAGGACTGGACGGCATTCAAAACAGGGTTGACCCGGGCAAGCCCCATGACATGAACCTGTATGAATTGCCCAAGACCGAAGCTAAAAAGATCCGCACCGTGCCGTCGTCGCTGGACGCCGCGCTTGATGCCCTTGAAAAAGACCACGATTTCCTGCTGCAAGGAGGCGTGTTCACCAAGGATGTCATTGAGGTCTGGTTGGACTATAAACGTACCCAGGAAGTGGATGCCATCCGGCTGCGGCCGCACCCCTGGGAGTTTCATTTATATTTCGACATCTAG
- a CDS encoding glutamate synthase-related protein, translated as MRTLVPARFIVERDASKCIKCQVCVNQCSFDSHYWDAEDDEVKVRPGKCVGCHRCVMFCPTGAINIRRSPLEYRENYSWAPEYIEDIQKQAEQGGMLLTGMGTDKPHRIYWDHLVLNASQVTNPSIDPLREPMELTTYLGSKPDRIEIDPSTGNLATRLAPQVKLNVPVMFSAMSYGAVSLNVQQSLARAAAEIGTMWNTGEGGLHPSLVKYANNTTVQVASGRFGVYSEYLKTGRIVEIKIGQGAKPGIGGHLPGEKVSAEVSLTRMIPQGTDALSPAPQHDIYSIEDLSQLIYALKEATNYQKPISVKIAAVHNSAAIASGMVRAGADIIVLDGIRGSTGAAPKAIRDNVGIPIELALASVDTRLRAEGIRNQASLVISGGIRSSGDVAKAIALGADAVNIGTAALVALGCRVCQQCYTGKCAWGICTSDLKLTKRVNPELGARRLVNMLRGWALEIDDMLGGMGVNAIESLRGNRLHLRGIGLNEKELEILGVRMAGD; from the coding sequence ATGAGAACGTTAGTACCCGCCAGGTTTATTGTCGAGCGCGACGCCAGCAAATGCATCAAGTGCCAGGTATGCGTCAACCAGTGCAGTTTCGACAGTCACTACTGGGACGCCGAAGACGACGAGGTCAAGGTTCGCCCGGGCAAATGCGTCGGCTGCCACCGCTGCGTTATGTTCTGCCCAACAGGAGCCATCAATATACGCCGCAGCCCGCTGGAATATCGGGAGAACTACAGCTGGGCGCCGGAATATATTGAGGACATCCAGAAACAAGCCGAACAAGGCGGCATGCTGCTCACCGGCATGGGCACCGACAAACCTCACCGCATCTACTGGGATCACCTGGTGCTGAATGCTTCCCAGGTGACCAACCCGTCCATTGACCCGCTGCGCGAGCCGATGGAGCTCACGACCTATCTGGGCAGCAAGCCTGACAGGATTGAAATCGATCCTTCAACCGGCAACCTGGCGACGCGACTGGCGCCCCAGGTTAAGCTCAACGTGCCGGTGATGTTTTCAGCCATGAGCTACGGCGCCGTGTCCCTGAACGTCCAGCAATCGCTGGCCCGCGCCGCCGCCGAGATCGGCACCATGTGGAACACCGGCGAAGGCGGCCTGCACCCCAGCCTGGTCAAGTATGCCAATAACACCACTGTTCAGGTGGCCTCCGGCCGCTTTGGCGTCTATTCAGAATACTTGAAAACCGGCCGCATCGTTGAGATCAAGATCGGCCAGGGGGCCAAGCCGGGCATCGGCGGCCATCTTCCGGGTGAGAAAGTGTCGGCCGAAGTGTCCTTAACCCGCATGATCCCCCAGGGTACCGACGCCCTGTCGCCGGCGCCCCAGCACGATATCTACTCCATCGAGGACCTGTCCCAGCTTATCTATGCCCTTAAGGAAGCGACCAATTACCAGAAGCCCATTTCGGTCAAGATCGCCGCGGTCCATAACTCGGCAGCCATCGCCTCCGGCATGGTCCGGGCCGGCGCCGATATCATCGTCCTGGACGGCATCCGGGGCTCCACCGGCGCTGCGCCTAAAGCGATCCGCGACAATGTCGGCATCCCCATCGAGCTGGCTCTGGCCTCAGTTGATACCCGTCTTCGGGCCGAGGGTATCCGCAACCAGGCTTCGCTGGTCATTTCCGGCGGCATCCGCTCCTCCGGCGACGTGGCAAAGGCCATCGCTTTGGGCGCCGACGCGGTCAACATCGGTACCGCTGCGCTGGTGGCTCTGGGCTGCCGCGTCTGCCAGCAGTGCTACACCGGCAAATGCGCCTGGGGCATCTGTACCTCGGACCTGAAACTGACCAAGCGTGTCAACCCGGAACTCGGGGCGCGGCGGCTGGTCAATATGCTGCGGGGTTGGGCGTTGGAGATTGACGATATGCTGGGCGGCATGGGTGTCAATGCCATCGAAAGCCTGCGCGGCAACCGGCTGCATCTCCGCGGCATCGGCCTCAATGAAAAAGAACTTGAGATTCTCGGCGTAAGGATGGCAGGTGACTAG
- the hisF gene encoding imidazole glycerol phosphate synthase subunit HisF, with product MLTRRIIPCLDVTGGRVVKGQSFLNLRDAGDPVALAKYYYEQGADELAFLDITATVESRKTMAGIIAELSKHVFMPLTVGGGIRTIADMREMLLSGADKVAINTAAVARPELITEGALKFGSQCIVVAIDAKRAGAGKWVVRTHSATQASGLDAVAWARKAAEMGAGELLVTSIDSDGQKTGYDNELNRAISESVPVPLIASGGAGTLEHIFDAFDSGRADAALAASIFHYGTYSISQVKDYLAQKGIAVRR from the coding sequence GTGCTTACCCGCCGCATCATACCCTGCCTGGACGTCACGGGCGGGCGGGTGGTCAAGGGACAGAGCTTCCTCAACCTGCGCGACGCCGGCGACCCGGTGGCCCTGGCCAAATATTACTACGAACAGGGAGCTGACGAGCTGGCTTTCCTTGACATCACGGCAACTGTAGAAAGCCGGAAAACGATGGCCGGGATCATCGCCGAGTTGTCTAAACACGTCTTCATGCCGCTGACTGTCGGCGGCGGAATACGCACTATCGCCGATATGCGGGAGATGCTGCTGTCCGGCGCGGATAAGGTTGCCATCAACACCGCCGCGGTAGCCCGGCCGGAACTGATCACCGAGGGGGCGCTAAAATTCGGCAGTCAGTGTATTGTGGTAGCCATCGATGCCAAGCGGGCCGGCGCCGGCAAGTGGGTGGTGCGCACCCATTCCGCCACCCAGGCCTCCGGGCTGGACGCCGTTGCCTGGGCCAGAAAGGCGGCGGAGATGGGCGCCGGCGAACTGCTGGTTACCAGCATTGACAGCGACGGGCAGAAAACGGGCTACGACAACGAACTCAACCGGGCTATTTCGGAATCAGTGCCGGTTCCGCTAATCGCCTCCGGCGGCGCCGGGACGCTGGAACATATTTTTGACGCCTTCGATTCCGGCCGGGCTGATGCCGCCCTGGCCGCCAGCATCTTCCACTACGGGACTTATTCCATATCACAGGTCAAAGACTATCTCGCCCAGAAGGGCATTGCCGTCAGGCGCTGA
- a CDS encoding P-II family nitrogen regulator, giving the protein MKKIEAIIREERLDAVKKALEEMGLIGMTVTEVSGRGQQKGIPLQWRVGEYRVDFLPKLKVEIVCHGDDCGAAVEAIMKAAKTGRIGDGKIFVLPVESAHRIRTGETGQAVI; this is encoded by the coding sequence ATGAAAAAGATTGAAGCCATCATCCGTGAAGAACGACTGGACGCCGTCAAGAAGGCACTGGAAGAAATGGGCCTCATCGGCATGACGGTTACCGAGGTATCGGGCCGAGGCCAGCAAAAAGGCATACCGCTTCAGTGGCGGGTCGGTGAATACCGGGTGGATTTCCTGCCCAAGCTCAAGGTAGAGATCGTCTGTCATGGCGATGACTGCGGCGCCGCCGTCGAGGCCATCATGAAAGCGGCAAAGACCGGACGTATCGGCGACGGAAAGATCTTCGTCCTGCCAGTGGAATCCGCCCACCGCATCCGGACCGGCGAGACAGGTCAAGCAGTAATATGA
- a CDS encoding ammonium transporter, whose protein sequence is MNSGDTAWILVSTALVMLMTPGVALFYGGMVRKKNLISTLMMSFAVLALVSILWVVFGYTLAFGPDIAGFVGGLDFLGLKDVGMEATSYSIPDLLYMMFQGVFAVITVALITGAVVERIKFSTLMVFAVAWLALIYGPVAHWVWGGGWLAQLGALDFAGGTVVHINAGVSAAALVVLLGARKGLGKEPMEPNNIPMVMLGAALLWFGWFGFNAGSSLGANGGAANAFVTTNTAAAAAALVWIMLSWRTRKPTLLGAVTGAVAGLVAITPAAGFVSPMAAIAIGAVAAGVCYFAMNFKAKIGFDDSLDVMSVHGVGGIWGALATGIFATAAIGGVDGALSGNLGQLWNQIIAVGAVMAYSFIGTLVIGKILDKTMGLRVKELEEVVGLDLSQHGERAYGGIK, encoded by the coding sequence TTGAACTCAGGTGATACAGCCTGGATTCTGGTTTCAACAGCCCTGGTGATGCTTATGACCCCCGGGGTAGCCCTGTTCTACGGCGGGATGGTGCGGAAAAAGAACCTCATCTCAACGCTGATGATGAGCTTCGCCGTGCTGGCACTGGTTTCCATCCTGTGGGTCGTCTTCGGTTACACCCTGGCCTTCGGCCCGGATATCGCTGGATTTGTCGGCGGCCTGGACTTTCTGGGGCTTAAAGACGTCGGTATGGAAGCTACCAGTTACTCCATCCCCGATTTGCTCTATATGATGTTCCAGGGCGTTTTCGCCGTAATTACCGTAGCCCTCATCACCGGCGCGGTAGTGGAGCGGATCAAGTTCTCAACCTTGATGGTTTTTGCCGTCGCCTGGCTGGCGCTCATTTACGGGCCGGTAGCTCACTGGGTCTGGGGCGGCGGCTGGCTGGCGCAGCTCGGTGCTCTGGATTTCGCCGGCGGCACAGTGGTTCACATCAACGCTGGAGTTTCAGCGGCGGCCCTGGTGGTCCTGCTCGGAGCCCGCAAAGGTCTCGGCAAGGAACCCATGGAACCAAACAATATTCCCATGGTCATGCTTGGCGCCGCCTTGCTGTGGTTCGGCTGGTTCGGCTTTAATGCCGGCAGCTCTTTGGGAGCTAACGGCGGAGCGGCCAACGCTTTCGTCACCACCAACACCGCGGCGGCCGCGGCGGCCCTGGTCTGGATCATGCTGTCATGGCGCACCCGGAAACCCACCCTGCTTGGCGCGGTGACCGGCGCCGTGGCCGGTCTGGTGGCGATCACCCCGGCCGCCGGGTTCGTTTCGCCCATGGCGGCTATCGCCATCGGCGCGGTGGCCGCAGGCGTCTGCTACTTCGCCATGAACTTCAAAGCCAAGATTGGTTTCGATGACTCCCTCGATGTCATGTCGGTGCACGGCGTGGGCGGCATCTGGGGCGCTCTGGCCACCGGCATTTTCGCCACCGCGGCTATCGGCGGCGTGGACGGAGCCTTATCCGGCAACCTGGGGCAACTCTGGAACCAGATTATCGCCGTCGGGGCTGTTATGGCCTACTCTTTCATAGGTACGCTGGTCATCGGCAAAATCCTGGATAAGACCATGGGCTTACGGGTCAAGGAACTTGAAGAGGTTGTCGGTCTTGACCTTTCACAGCACGGCGAGCGCGCTTACGGGGGGATTAAATAA
- a CDS encoding response regulator transcription factor has protein sequence MFNILILAEENDKTREIKNRLSREGYVCLLMPPGEEPEKLAAQHTARLVVVDVSAEDDIPTLDTAGEGKGPMLVAAVFRQRMAELGARDDVDDFVLKPFDVDELLTRIRKLAARAKATPPSDIIVAGDLIIDTARCEVSLAGAPIELTFREYELLKFLATNRGRVFSREVLLNKVWGYEYFGGDRTVDVHVRRLRSKIEEFGQVYVETVRNIGYRFKRNL, from the coding sequence TTGTTTAACATCCTGATACTGGCCGAGGAGAACGACAAGACCCGGGAAATCAAGAACCGGCTGTCCCGTGAGGGTTATGTTTGCCTGCTGATGCCTCCCGGCGAAGAGCCGGAGAAGCTGGCCGCCCAACACACGGCGCGGTTGGTAGTCGTCGACGTAAGTGCCGAAGATGATATCCCGACCCTGGACACCGCCGGCGAAGGCAAGGGGCCGATGCTGGTAGCCGCCGTTTTTCGCCAGCGTATGGCAGAGCTTGGCGCCCGGGATGACGTCGACGACTTCGTGTTGAAGCCCTTCGACGTTGATGAACTCTTGACCCGCATCCGAAAACTTGCCGCCCGGGCCAAAGCCACGCCGCCGTCTGATATCATCGTCGCCGGCGATCTCATTATCGATACCGCCCGCTGCGAGGTCTCTTTAGCCGGCGCCCCCATAGAACTGACTTTCCGAGAATATGAGCTGTTAAAATTTCTTGCCACCAACCGGGGCCGAGTTTTTTCCCGTGAAGTGCTCCTCAACAAAGTCTGGGGGTACGAGTACTTTGGCGGCGACCGGACAGTGGACGTCCATGTCCGCCGCCTCCGTTCCAAGATCGAGGAATTCGGCCAGGTGTACGTAGAAACCGTAAGGAACATCGGATACCGCTTTAAACGGAATTTGTAA
- a CDS encoding P-II family nitrogen regulator, which translates to MKKIEAVIREEKLDAVKKSLEEMGIHGMTVTEVSGRGQQKGISLQWRVGEYRVDFLPKLKVEVICHDDDCQLAIEAIMKSAKTGRIGDGKIFVMPVEAAYRIRTGETGEAVI; encoded by the coding sequence ATGAAAAAGATCGAAGCAGTAATTCGCGAAGAAAAACTGGACGCTGTTAAAAAATCATTGGAAGAGATGGGTATCCACGGCATGACGGTGACCGAGGTTTCCGGCCGGGGTCAACAGAAAGGCATTTCGCTGCAATGGCGAGTCGGGGAATACAGGGTCGATTTTCTGCCCAAGTTGAAAGTCGAGGTTATTTGTCATGATGACGATTGCCAATTGGCGATTGAAGCGATCATGAAATCCGCCAAGACCGGAAGAATCGGAGACGGCAAGATTTTCGTGATGCCGGTTGAGGCAGCGTACCGTATCAGAACCGGGGAAACGGGCGAAGCGGTAATTTGA
- a CDS encoding class II glutamine amidotransferase, translating to MKNLTKVSNYFGDGKVIDACSIFGMMDTSGKCFSGRDITRAIANMHDRGNGLGGGFAVYGLYPQYPDYYAFHIMYDSKEGKNCTEAFLNENFNVHHSEEVPTRPVAAIKNPPMVWRYFLDADRSLREGKLSRDDYVVEKVMYINSVIEDSYVFSSGKNMAAFKGVGYPEEISEYFCLENYNGYLWTAHGRFPTNTKGWWGGAHPFNILDWTVVHNGEISSYGINRRYLEQFGYHCTLQTDTEVVAYAVDLLVRKHNLPIELVAEIFAPPLWSEIERRPAREQELLRALRQVYGSLLMNGPFTIILAHEGEMIGLTDRIRLRPLTVGEKGSMLYLSSEEAAIRLICPDLDRAWIPMGGEPVIGSLKHPLGTAKEAVAGGVA from the coding sequence ATGAAAAATTTAACCAAGGTTAGCAATTACTTCGGGGACGGCAAGGTCATTGACGCCTGCTCCATCTTCGGCATGATGGACACGTCAGGAAAATGCTTCTCCGGGCGGGACATAACCCGGGCTATCGCCAACATGCACGACCGCGGCAACGGCCTGGGCGGCGGCTTCGCCGTCTACGGCCTGTATCCGCAGTATCCGGATTATTACGCCTTTCATATCATGTACGACTCCAAGGAAGGCAAGAACTGCACCGAAGCTTTCCTCAACGAGAATTTCAACGTCCACCATTCCGAGGAAGTGCCCACCCGGCCGGTCGCCGCCATCAAGAACCCGCCGATGGTCTGGCGCTACTTCCTGGACGCCGACCGCAGCCTGCGGGAGGGGAAACTGTCCCGGGACGATTACGTGGTCGAAAAAGTCATGTACATCAATTCCGTTATCGAAGACTCTTACGTCTTTTCCTCCGGCAAGAACATGGCCGCCTTCAAAGGCGTAGGCTATCCCGAGGAGATCTCCGAGTATTTCTGCCTGGAAAACTACAACGGCTATCTCTGGACAGCCCATGGCCGTTTCCCGACTAATACCAAGGGCTGGTGGGGCGGCGCCCATCCGTTCAACATTCTTGACTGGACAGTGGTTCACAACGGCGAAATCTCCTCTTACGGCATCAACCGCCGCTACCTGGAGCAGTTCGGCTATCACTGTACCCTGCAGACCGACACCGAAGTGGTGGCCTATGCCGTCGATTTACTCGTCCGTAAACATAACCTGCCAATTGAACTGGTGGCCGAGATCTTTGCCCCGCCGCTGTGGAGCGAGATCGAGCGCCGCCCCGCCAGGGAACAAGAGCTTTTAAGGGCACTGCGCCAGGTCTATGGATCATTACTTATGAACGGCCCGTTCACCATCATCCTGGCCCACGAGGGCGAGATGATCGGACTGACCGACCGTATTCGGCTGCGGCCGCTGACCGTCGGCGAGAAGGGCAGCATGCTGTATCTGTCTTCCGAGGAAGCGGCCATCCGCCTCATCTGCCCGGATCTGGACCGTGCCTGGATACCGATGGGTGGCGAACCAGTCATCGGTTCGCTCAAGCATCCGCTCGGCACCGCTAAAGAAGCCGTCGCCGGAGGGGTGGCTTAA
- a CDS encoding PrsW family intramembrane metalloprotease, whose protein sequence is MISSYIFRKAWIWILLVGVLLFFGANAALRWTGNPNFFPTVIMLGAFIVPLAYVVFFYEHVRDRNIPVLLLGVCFLVGGALGIIAAGFLHYAVLREADLLGLLKIGIIEESSKLILPILLFLAWRFHHQADGLLFGISAGMGFAALETMGYGLAALIESQGDPAAVEQVLLIRGLLSPAGHAAWTGIVCAVLWGERVKFRRVTINARVLGAFVLAVVLHTAWNAFSLFRLPDALTYTGMITVGILSLGTLLALYHQARLTPAVPVALENLLDLAAEGDEQATLLHQEGNSKK, encoded by the coding sequence TTGATAAGTTCGTATATTTTCCGTAAGGCCTGGATTTGGATCCTGCTGGTAGGCGTATTGCTCTTCTTCGGCGCCAACGCTGCGTTGCGCTGGACGGGGAACCCGAATTTTTTCCCGACCGTCATCATGCTCGGCGCTTTTATCGTCCCCCTGGCATACGTGGTCTTCTTTTACGAGCATGTTCGGGATCGGAATATACCGGTTCTTCTCCTGGGGGTTTGTTTCCTGGTCGGCGGGGCGCTGGGAATTATTGCCGCCGGCTTTCTGCATTACGCCGTTCTCCGGGAAGCTGACCTGCTCGGCTTGCTGAAGATAGGAATCATTGAAGAGTCCTCAAAACTGATTCTGCCCATATTGCTGTTTCTCGCCTGGCGTTTTCACCACCAGGCTGACGGCCTTCTCTTCGGTATCTCGGCTGGCATGGGTTTTGCGGCTTTAGAAACAATGGGCTACGGTCTGGCCGCCCTGATCGAAAGCCAGGGAGATCCGGCGGCGGTGGAACAAGTTTTACTTATCCGCGGTTTACTGTCTCCGGCGGGTCATGCCGCCTGGACAGGTATTGTTTGCGCCGTGCTGTGGGGCGAAAGAGTCAAATTCCGCCGCGTTACAATTAATGCCAGGGTTTTGGGTGCCTTTGTACTGGCAGTCGTTCTACATACAGCCTGGAATGCTTTCAGCCTCTTCCGGCTGCCCGACGCACTGACCTACACTGGAATGATAACCGTTGGCATTCTAAGCCTGGGTACGCTGCTGGCGCTTTACCATCAGGCTCGCCTCACACCGGCGGTACCGGTGGCGCTGGAAAATTTGTTGGACCTGGCGGCTGAAGGTGACGAACAAGCAACCCTGTTGCACCAGGAAGGTAATTCGAAAAAATAA